One uncultured Fibrobacter sp. genomic region harbors:
- a CDS encoding leucine-rich repeat domain-containing protein, which translates to MNLLEVIHKAKTEKATSLDLSQKEIRILPQELFELEDLEELVLDRNMLVELPDDISRLKNLKKLSVSENDLMELPETIGELTKLEHLYLGYNSLSELPDSVGNLTKLQTVNIAKNQLLDLTNEVGKWTNVTKLSLHDNMLSEVPATLGKLKKLRKLYLDNNDLTSIPASLGHLESLEVLMVSGNNLGAIPSEFSNLKKLKELVLDANQLATLPESLAECDSLETISVVENPLEGGIPRVLLDKKGLSIDQ; encoded by the coding sequence ATGAATTTGCTAGAAGTTATTCACAAAGCTAAGACCGAAAAAGCCACCTCGTTAGACCTTTCCCAGAAGGAAATCCGCATCCTTCCCCAGGAACTTTTTGAACTAGAAGATCTCGAAGAACTGGTCCTCGATCGCAATATGCTCGTGGAACTTCCCGACGACATTTCCAGACTCAAAAACCTGAAAAAACTCTCCGTGAGCGAAAACGACCTGATGGAACTCCCGGAAACCATCGGCGAACTCACAAAGCTGGAACACCTCTACCTGGGCTACAATTCCCTCTCCGAACTTCCGGACTCTGTAGGGAACCTCACCAAGCTCCAGACCGTGAACATCGCCAAGAACCAGCTCTTGGACCTCACAAACGAAGTCGGCAAGTGGACAAACGTCACCAAGCTCTCCCTTCACGACAACATGCTTTCCGAAGTCCCGGCAACCCTCGGCAAGCTTAAAAAGCTCCGTAAGCTCTACCTGGACAACAACGACCTGACAAGCATCCCGGCCTCGCTTGGCCACCTGGAATCGCTCGAAGTCCTGATGGTGTCGGGCAACAACCTGGGCGCAATCCCCTCTGAATTTTCGAACCTTAAAAAGCTCAAGGAACTGGTGCTCGACGCAAACCAGCTCGCCACCCTCCCCGAAAGCCTCGCCGAATGCGACAGCCTCGAAACCATATCTGTCGTGGAAAACCCGCTCGAAGGCGGAATCCCGCGTGTGCTTTTGGACAAGAAGGGCCTGAGCATAGACCAGTAG
- a CDS encoding AIPR family protein, producing MELTKSQERRLAFVASLLSLNPNDPTDRIKALRHLNLDENGCFHGFQYSQGFMEFFIFLDEDTPLEKVVAHLTSDLKQLQIAVFRTSDPPNPFFMSLREEADPWAINKISDDEEGDDDSDSPASRPYMETLEITVLRTRASRDITDSELERTLKDMRRKLLIWKNDVKAKLEIIAEHDDLTRDFRSADDKLEIVMDSDPLHLTSDHGELFLGFCPIRTIFDYHVNLGKRLKTKHNMAIVSSNIRTYLGNLTHTNAALIDAFQTMERNDDQNVNVDDFPFLHNGMTLTGDDLRLKERDGKKVLFIERPKIINGAQSLFTYEQYAKKSKKPVNPQVLVKVVVPYPGADNFLNQVTMANNRQNPVFSYHLRAADDLQFFIWQRYQEEGFTYVYKDGVRLKARTRKLEVRMRPELAKTLFMMDGKLSECRSSDCIFDKETLYQRCFGAFVRVAPEKEKDFVRKTIAFTKAWQLLSRLPIKIRRVTPGKGVSIEANDDNPLTRITWNGRLEDKFIFRSAVKDLVVALALKHWLIYGDPIQDFEWLVENELNFNDSILKYAARIYTDDLKGILISEFKDNPAYYDTITTIDKDSGESVERRLWKGFSNTATYDKMMDLLCKKNPTWEKCRGGIEAFI from the coding sequence ATGGAACTAACCAAATCGCAGGAACGCCGTCTAGCATTTGTGGCTAGCCTCTTGAGTCTCAATCCGAACGATCCTACTGACCGAATTAAGGCACTCCGGCATCTAAACCTTGATGAAAACGGCTGCTTCCATGGTTTCCAATATTCCCAGGGCTTTATGGAATTCTTCATCTTCCTCGATGAAGATACTCCGCTCGAAAAGGTTGTTGCTCACCTGACCTCCGACCTCAAGCAGCTGCAGATTGCCGTTTTCCGTACGAGCGATCCTCCTAACCCGTTCTTCATGTCGCTGCGCGAAGAAGCTGATCCTTGGGCAATCAATAAGATTAGCGACGACGAAGAAGGCGACGATGATTCCGATTCCCCGGCAAGCCGCCCCTACATGGAAACGCTCGAAATTACGGTGCTCCGTACCCGTGCAAGCCGCGACATCACCGATTCCGAACTGGAACGCACGCTCAAGGATATGCGTCGCAAGCTCCTGATTTGGAAGAACGACGTCAAGGCGAAGCTCGAAATCATTGCCGAACATGACGACCTGACCCGCGATTTCCGCAGCGCCGACGACAAGCTTGAAATTGTGATGGATTCCGACCCGCTTCACCTGACCTCCGATCACGGTGAACTGTTCCTCGGTTTCTGCCCCATCCGCACCATTTTTGACTATCACGTGAACCTGGGTAAGCGCCTCAAGACGAAGCACAACATGGCAATCGTCTCCAGTAACATCCGTACTTACCTCGGTAACCTCACGCACACGAATGCAGCCCTTATCGATGCATTCCAAACTATGGAACGTAACGATGACCAGAATGTGAACGTGGATGACTTCCCGTTCCTCCATAACGGTATGACGCTTACGGGCGATGACCTTCGCCTCAAGGAACGCGACGGCAAGAAGGTGCTGTTCATTGAACGTCCGAAGATTATTAACGGTGCCCAGTCCCTGTTCACCTACGAACAGTACGCCAAGAAGAGCAAGAAGCCGGTGAACCCGCAGGTGCTCGTGAAGGTCGTGGTGCCGTACCCCGGTGCCGACAACTTCTTGAACCAGGTGACCATGGCCAACAACCGCCAGAACCCGGTGTTCAGCTACCATCTGCGTGCCGCTGACGACCTGCAGTTCTTCATTTGGCAGCGCTATCAGGAAGAAGGCTTTACCTACGTTTATAAGGATGGCGTTCGCCTGAAGGCCCGTACCCGTAAGCTCGAAGTGCGTATGCGCCCCGAACTGGCGAAGACCCTTTTCATGATGGATGGCAAGCTCAGCGAATGCCGCAGCAGCGATTGCATTTTCGATAAGGAAACCCTGTACCAGCGTTGCTTCGGTGCTTTTGTGCGCGTCGCCCCCGAAAAGGAAAAGGACTTTGTCCGTAAGACTATCGCCTTCACCAAGGCATGGCAGCTGCTTAGCCGTTTGCCGATCAAGATTCGCCGCGTGACCCCGGGTAAGGGCGTTTCTATCGAAGCGAACGACGATAACCCGCTGACTCGCATCACCTGGAACGGCCGCCTCGAAGACAAGTTCATCTTCCGTAGCGCCGTGAAGGACCTGGTGGTCGCTCTCGCCCTGAAGCACTGGCTCATCTACGGTGATCCGATCCAGGATTTCGAATGGCTCGTGGAAAACGAACTCAATTTCAACGATTCTATCCTCAAGTACGCGGCCCGCATTTACACCGACGACTTGAAGGGAATCCTGATTTCCGAGTTCAAGGACAATCCGGCTTATTACGACACCATCACCACTATCGACAAGGATAGCGGCGAATCGGTGGAACGCCGCCTGTGGAAGGGCTTCAGCAATACCGCCACTTACGACAAGATGATGGATCTCCTGTGCAAGAAGAACCCCACTTGGGAAAAGTGCCGCGGCGGAATCGAAGCTTTCATCTAA